In the Juglans microcarpa x Juglans regia isolate MS1-56 chromosome 6D, Jm3101_v1.0, whole genome shotgun sequence genome, one interval contains:
- the LOC121235993 gene encoding aspartic proteinase-like isoform X3 → MGAKLKPVVASFFFCLLLFPLVFSASSGGLVRVGIKKRKFDQNDRIAAQLESKEGKAWKASIRKYHLRGNSGDPEDTDIVALKNYMDAQYFGEIGIGTPPQKFTVIFDTGSSNLWVPSSKCYFSVACYFHSKYKSSSSSTYKKNGKPADIHYGTGAISGYFSQDHVKVGDLVVKGQEFIEATREPSITFLVAKFDGILGLGFQEISVGNAVPVWYNMVNQGLVKEPVFSFWFNRNADEEEGGEIVFGGVDPNHYKGEHTYVPVTQKGYWQFDMGDVMIDGETTGFCGSGCSAIADSGTSLLAGPTTIITQVNHAIGATGVVSQECKAVVAEYGETIIKMLLEKDQPQKICAQIGLCTFDGTRGVSIGIESVVDDDTRKASGGLRDTMCSTCEMAVVWMQNQLKQNQTQDHIINYANDLCDRLPSPMGESAVDCASLSSMPNVSFTIGGRVFDLRPEQYVLKVGEGDAAQCISGFTALDVPPPRGPLWILGDVFMGRYHTVFDYGNQRIGFAEAA, encoded by the exons ATGGGTGCCAAACTCAAACCCGTTGTGgcttccttcttcttttgcttGCTCTTGTTTCCATTGGTCTTTTCTGCTTCCAGCGGTGGGTTGGTTAGAGTCGGAATAAAAAAGAGGAAGTTTGATCAAAATGACCGGATTGCTGCTCAGCTTGAGTCAAAGGAAGGGAAGGCTTGGAAAGCTTCTATTAGGAAATATCATCTTCGTGGGAACTCAGGAGATCCAGAGGATACTGATATTGTAGCTCTAAAGAATTACATGGATGCCCAATATTTTGGCGAGATCGGTATCGGTACTCCTCCTCAGAAGTTCACAGTAATATTCGACACTGGTAGTTCTAATTTGTGGGTACCTTCTTCTAAGTGTTATTTCTCG GTTGCATGCTATTTCCATTCCAAGTACAAGTCAAGCAGCTCGAGTACCTACAAGAAGAatg GTAAGCCAGCTGATATCCATTATGGAACTGGAGCTATTTCTGGGTACTTCAGTCAAGACCATGTAAAAGTTGGTGATCTTGTGGTCAAGGGTCAG GAATTTATTGAGGCAACTAGGGAGCCAAGCATCACATTTTTGGTGGCCAAGTTTGATGGCATACTTGGCCTTGGATTTCAAGAGATCTCAGTTGGAAATGCTGTACCTGTGTG GTACAACATGGTCAATCAAGGTCTTGTTAAAGAACCAGTTTTCTCTTTTTGGTTTAACCGAAATGctgatgaagaagaagggggTGAGATTGTTTTTGGTGGGGTGGATCCTAATCATTACAAGGGTGAGCACACATATGTTCCGGTGACGCAGAAAGGCTATTGGCAG TTTGACATGGGTGATGTCATGATTGATGGCGAAACAACTG GATTTTGTGGCAGTGGATGTTCTGCAATCGCTGATTCTGGAACTTCTTTGCTGGCCGGCCCAACG ACTATTATTACTCAAGTCAATCATGCAATTGGAGCCACCGGAGTTGTAAGTCAAGAATGCAAGGCTGTAGTTGCGGAATATGGGGAAACCATAATCAAGATGCTGCTAGAAAAG GACCAACCACAGAAAATCTGTGCACAGATTGGTTTGTGCACTTTTGATGGGACACGAGGTGTAAG TATTGGCATTGAGAGTGTTGTTGATGACGACACTCGAAAAGCATCTGGCGGTTTGCGTGACACAATGTGCTCGACGTGTGAGATGGCAGTCGTTTGGATGCAGAACCAACTTAAGCAGAATCAAACACAAGATCATATTATCAACTATGCGAATGAT CTCTGTGACCGGCTGCCTAGTCCAATGGGAGAATCAGCAGTTGATTGTGCCAGTTTGTCTTCAATGCCAAATGTTTCCTTTACAATTGGCGGCAGGGTTTTTGACCTCAGGCCTGAGCAG TATGTCCTTAAAGTTGGAGAGGGTGATGCAGCTCAATGCATTAGTGGATTTACAGCTCTAGATGTGCCACCTCCTCGTGGACCTCTCTG GATCTTGGGGGATGTTTTCATGGGTCGCTACCATACAGTATTTGACTACGGGAATCAGAGAATTGGATTTGCAGAAGCTGCCTAA
- the LOC121235993 gene encoding aspartic proteinase-like isoform X1 translates to MLADGVISPRFTPSGWVGQNLPQACVNLDWSGNNMGAKLKPVVASFFFCLLLFPLVFSASSGGLVRVGIKKRKFDQNDRIAAQLESKEGKAWKASIRKYHLRGNSGDPEDTDIVALKNYMDAQYFGEIGIGTPPQKFTVIFDTGSSNLWVPSSKCYFSVACYFHSKYKSSSSSTYKKNGKPADIHYGTGAISGYFSQDHVKVGDLVVKGQEFIEATREPSITFLVAKFDGILGLGFQEISVGNAVPVWYNMVNQGLVKEPVFSFWFNRNADEEEGGEIVFGGVDPNHYKGEHTYVPVTQKGYWQFDMGDVMIDGETTGFCGSGCSAIADSGTSLLAGPTTIITQVNHAIGATGVVSQECKAVVAEYGETIIKMLLEKDQPQKICAQIGLCTFDGTRGVSIGIESVVDDDTRKASGGLRDTMCSTCEMAVVWMQNQLKQNQTQDHIINYANDLCDRLPSPMGESAVDCASLSSMPNVSFTIGGRVFDLRPEQYVLKVGEGDAAQCISGFTALDVPPPRGPLWILGDVFMGRYHTVFDYGNQRIGFAEAA, encoded by the exons ATGCTGGCGGATGGGGTTATATCTCCGAGGTTTACTCCCTCAGGGTGGGTGGGGCAAAACTTGCCTCAAGCATGTGTGAACTTGGACTGGTCTG GTAACAACATGGGTGCCAAACTCAAACCCGTTGTGgcttccttcttcttttgcttGCTCTTGTTTCCATTGGTCTTTTCTGCTTCCAGCGGTGGGTTGGTTAGAGTCGGAATAAAAAAGAGGAAGTTTGATCAAAATGACCGGATTGCTGCTCAGCTTGAGTCAAAGGAAGGGAAGGCTTGGAAAGCTTCTATTAGGAAATATCATCTTCGTGGGAACTCAGGAGATCCAGAGGATACTGATATTGTAGCTCTAAAGAATTACATGGATGCCCAATATTTTGGCGAGATCGGTATCGGTACTCCTCCTCAGAAGTTCACAGTAATATTCGACACTGGTAGTTCTAATTTGTGGGTACCTTCTTCTAAGTGTTATTTCTCG GTTGCATGCTATTTCCATTCCAAGTACAAGTCAAGCAGCTCGAGTACCTACAAGAAGAatg GTAAGCCAGCTGATATCCATTATGGAACTGGAGCTATTTCTGGGTACTTCAGTCAAGACCATGTAAAAGTTGGTGATCTTGTGGTCAAGGGTCAG GAATTTATTGAGGCAACTAGGGAGCCAAGCATCACATTTTTGGTGGCCAAGTTTGATGGCATACTTGGCCTTGGATTTCAAGAGATCTCAGTTGGAAATGCTGTACCTGTGTG GTACAACATGGTCAATCAAGGTCTTGTTAAAGAACCAGTTTTCTCTTTTTGGTTTAACCGAAATGctgatgaagaagaagggggTGAGATTGTTTTTGGTGGGGTGGATCCTAATCATTACAAGGGTGAGCACACATATGTTCCGGTGACGCAGAAAGGCTATTGGCAG TTTGACATGGGTGATGTCATGATTGATGGCGAAACAACTG GATTTTGTGGCAGTGGATGTTCTGCAATCGCTGATTCTGGAACTTCTTTGCTGGCCGGCCCAACG ACTATTATTACTCAAGTCAATCATGCAATTGGAGCCACCGGAGTTGTAAGTCAAGAATGCAAGGCTGTAGTTGCGGAATATGGGGAAACCATAATCAAGATGCTGCTAGAAAAG GACCAACCACAGAAAATCTGTGCACAGATTGGTTTGTGCACTTTTGATGGGACACGAGGTGTAAG TATTGGCATTGAGAGTGTTGTTGATGACGACACTCGAAAAGCATCTGGCGGTTTGCGTGACACAATGTGCTCGACGTGTGAGATGGCAGTCGTTTGGATGCAGAACCAACTTAAGCAGAATCAAACACAAGATCATATTATCAACTATGCGAATGAT CTCTGTGACCGGCTGCCTAGTCCAATGGGAGAATCAGCAGTTGATTGTGCCAGTTTGTCTTCAATGCCAAATGTTTCCTTTACAATTGGCGGCAGGGTTTTTGACCTCAGGCCTGAGCAG TATGTCCTTAAAGTTGGAGAGGGTGATGCAGCTCAATGCATTAGTGGATTTACAGCTCTAGATGTGCCACCTCCTCGTGGACCTCTCTG GATCTTGGGGGATGTTTTCATGGGTCGCTACCATACAGTATTTGACTACGGGAATCAGAGAATTGGATTTGCAGAAGCTGCCTAA
- the LOC121235993 gene encoding aspartic proteinase-like isoform X2 — MNLFGFDRNPTFPCNNMGAKLKPVVASFFFCLLLFPLVFSASSGGLVRVGIKKRKFDQNDRIAAQLESKEGKAWKASIRKYHLRGNSGDPEDTDIVALKNYMDAQYFGEIGIGTPPQKFTVIFDTGSSNLWVPSSKCYFSVACYFHSKYKSSSSSTYKKNGKPADIHYGTGAISGYFSQDHVKVGDLVVKGQEFIEATREPSITFLVAKFDGILGLGFQEISVGNAVPVWYNMVNQGLVKEPVFSFWFNRNADEEEGGEIVFGGVDPNHYKGEHTYVPVTQKGYWQFDMGDVMIDGETTGFCGSGCSAIADSGTSLLAGPTTIITQVNHAIGATGVVSQECKAVVAEYGETIIKMLLEKDQPQKICAQIGLCTFDGTRGVSIGIESVVDDDTRKASGGLRDTMCSTCEMAVVWMQNQLKQNQTQDHIINYANDLCDRLPSPMGESAVDCASLSSMPNVSFTIGGRVFDLRPEQYVLKVGEGDAAQCISGFTALDVPPPRGPLWILGDVFMGRYHTVFDYGNQRIGFAEAA, encoded by the exons GTAACAACATGGGTGCCAAACTCAAACCCGTTGTGgcttccttcttcttttgcttGCTCTTGTTTCCATTGGTCTTTTCTGCTTCCAGCGGTGGGTTGGTTAGAGTCGGAATAAAAAAGAGGAAGTTTGATCAAAATGACCGGATTGCTGCTCAGCTTGAGTCAAAGGAAGGGAAGGCTTGGAAAGCTTCTATTAGGAAATATCATCTTCGTGGGAACTCAGGAGATCCAGAGGATACTGATATTGTAGCTCTAAAGAATTACATGGATGCCCAATATTTTGGCGAGATCGGTATCGGTACTCCTCCTCAGAAGTTCACAGTAATATTCGACACTGGTAGTTCTAATTTGTGGGTACCTTCTTCTAAGTGTTATTTCTCG GTTGCATGCTATTTCCATTCCAAGTACAAGTCAAGCAGCTCGAGTACCTACAAGAAGAatg GTAAGCCAGCTGATATCCATTATGGAACTGGAGCTATTTCTGGGTACTTCAGTCAAGACCATGTAAAAGTTGGTGATCTTGTGGTCAAGGGTCAG GAATTTATTGAGGCAACTAGGGAGCCAAGCATCACATTTTTGGTGGCCAAGTTTGATGGCATACTTGGCCTTGGATTTCAAGAGATCTCAGTTGGAAATGCTGTACCTGTGTG GTACAACATGGTCAATCAAGGTCTTGTTAAAGAACCAGTTTTCTCTTTTTGGTTTAACCGAAATGctgatgaagaagaagggggTGAGATTGTTTTTGGTGGGGTGGATCCTAATCATTACAAGGGTGAGCACACATATGTTCCGGTGACGCAGAAAGGCTATTGGCAG TTTGACATGGGTGATGTCATGATTGATGGCGAAACAACTG GATTTTGTGGCAGTGGATGTTCTGCAATCGCTGATTCTGGAACTTCTTTGCTGGCCGGCCCAACG ACTATTATTACTCAAGTCAATCATGCAATTGGAGCCACCGGAGTTGTAAGTCAAGAATGCAAGGCTGTAGTTGCGGAATATGGGGAAACCATAATCAAGATGCTGCTAGAAAAG GACCAACCACAGAAAATCTGTGCACAGATTGGTTTGTGCACTTTTGATGGGACACGAGGTGTAAG TATTGGCATTGAGAGTGTTGTTGATGACGACACTCGAAAAGCATCTGGCGGTTTGCGTGACACAATGTGCTCGACGTGTGAGATGGCAGTCGTTTGGATGCAGAACCAACTTAAGCAGAATCAAACACAAGATCATATTATCAACTATGCGAATGAT CTCTGTGACCGGCTGCCTAGTCCAATGGGAGAATCAGCAGTTGATTGTGCCAGTTTGTCTTCAATGCCAAATGTTTCCTTTACAATTGGCGGCAGGGTTTTTGACCTCAGGCCTGAGCAG TATGTCCTTAAAGTTGGAGAGGGTGATGCAGCTCAATGCATTAGTGGATTTACAGCTCTAGATGTGCCACCTCCTCGTGGACCTCTCTG GATCTTGGGGGATGTTTTCATGGGTCGCTACCATACAGTATTTGACTACGGGAATCAGAGAATTGGATTTGCAGAAGCTGCCTAA
- the LOC121235594 gene encoding mitogen-activated protein kinase kinase kinase 18-like gives MEWIRGSIIGRGSTATVSLATTVPSGQLFAVKSAELSRSMFLQKEQYFLSQLCCPHIVEYIGFDVSYEGNKPMYNLWMEYVPGGTLYDAIQRHQGRLDEAMIRVYTKQILQGLEYLHANGLVHCDIKSQNILIGKDGSKIADLGCAKLVGKVAGNGDSSMSALSGTPMFMAPEVARGEEQGFPADVWALGCTIIEMATGSSPWPEMNDPVSVLYRIGFSADVLELPRGLSERAKDFLSKCLMRDPRERWTAKELLEHPFLAENDSYSIEVKELNMSSPNSVLDHGFWESMNVLEGRGNQTQESNSSNSPSERIRMLIGGTMPSDWTWNEDWITVRSDVIEEDENSVETALIMGPGTQLEVFGSSMFDEDLFEYSANHRTSTFSRISIRIGLVTGCESVNKDDIVLIISYSEIDNETQFFPLNSIPIQYNLILFVTIYLLYKLRSLSCLVLPAKPR, from the coding sequence ATGGAATGGATCAGAGGGTCCATCATTGGCCGCGGCTCTACAGCCACTGTCTCCTTGGCCACCACCGTCCCGTCTGGCCAGCTCTTTGCGGTTAAGTCCGCCGAGCTCTCCCGCTCTATGTTCTTGCAGAAAGAACAATATTTTCTATCTCAACTCTGTTGTCCTCACATAGTTGAGTACATAGGCTTTGATGTTTCATATGAAGGTAATAAGCCTATGTATAATCTTTGGATGGAGTATGTACCTGGTGGCACGCTTTACGATGCAATTCAAAGGCACCAAGGGCGGCTGGATGAGGCTATGATTAGAGTGTACACAAAGCAAATTCTGCAAGGCTTGGAATATCTTCATGCCAATGGGTTGGTGCATTGTGATATAAAGAGTCAGAACATATTGATAGGCAAGGATGGTTCCAAAATTGCTGACTTGGGCTGCGCTAAATTGGTAGGAAAAGTTGCTGGAAATGGAGATTCTTCCATGTCAGCACTTTCCGGCACACCAATGTTTATGGCTCCGGAAGTGGCGCGTGGAGAAGAGCAGGGTTTTCCAGCTGATGTATGGGCTCTTGGATGCACAATCATTGAAATGGCTACTGGCAGCTCCCCATGGCCTGAGATGAATGACCCTGTATCAGTTCTTTACAGGATTGGATTTTCCGCTGATGTGCTGGAGCTTCCAAGGGGGTTGTCGGAGAGGGCCAAGGACTTTTTGAGCAAGTGTCTTATGAGGGATCCAAGGGAGCGTTGGACAGCTAAAGAGCTTCTTGAGCATCCATTTCTTGCAGAAAACGATTCTTATTCTATAGAAGTcaaggaattaaatatgagtTCCCCAAATAGTGTATTGGATCATGGTTTTTGGGAGTCAATGAATGTGTTGGAAGGTCGTGGGAATCAGACCCAGGAGAGCAATTCTTCCAATTCTCCATCTGAAAGGATCAGGATGTTGATTGGAGGGACCATGCCATCAGATTGGACTTGGAATGAAGATTGGATCACAGTGAGAAGCGATGTCATAGAGGAAGATGAGAATTCAGTTGAAACTGCATTGATCATGGGTCCAGGTACTCAATTGGAAGTGTTCGGTAGTTCGATGTTTGATGAGGATTTGTTTGAATACTCTGCCAATCACAGGACAAGTACTTTTAGCAGGATTAGTATTAGGATAGGCCTTGTGACGGGATGCGAGAGTGTTAATAAGGATGATATTGTATTGATTATTTCATATTCCGAAATTGACAATGAAACTCagttttttcctttgaattctATACCAATTCAATATAATCTTATCTTGTTTGTGACAATATACTTGCTTTACAAATTACGATCTCTTAGTTGCCTAGTTTTACCAGCGAAGCCAAGGTAG